A stretch of Halostagnicola kamekurae DNA encodes these proteins:
- a CDS encoding acyl-CoA dehydrogenase family protein encodes MAAELSDEHRMIRQTVRDVCTDEIEPIAQEIEDEHRFPEEVFDVLAELDVMGVPIGEEYGGLGGDTMMYALVAEELGRVSGSVGLSYVAHTSLASKPLELFGTDEQKERWLRPLAEGEYLGGWALTEPESGSDASGMSTTARKDGAEWVLDGTKQFITNASVAGSILVKAVTDPEAGYDGISTFIVDPNEDEGFEVTTTWEKMGLNASPTCEISFDDVRLPANRLLGEEGEGWEQTKTTLDGGRISIAALSTGLAQGAYDHAKRYSTEREQFGQPIAKFDAVRDKIVEMYRKTERARLLTYEAARTYDRGDPVTKASALAKLDASEAAREVAEDAVQVLGGYGYTTDFAPQRFYRDAKLMEIGEGTSEIQRLVIGRELGL; translated from the coding sequence ATGGCCGCCGAACTTTCGGACGAGCATCGGATGATTCGCCAGACCGTCAGAGACGTCTGTACGGACGAGATCGAACCGATCGCTCAGGAGATCGAGGACGAACACCGGTTTCCCGAGGAGGTGTTCGACGTCCTCGCAGAACTCGACGTCATGGGCGTGCCGATCGGCGAGGAGTACGGCGGACTCGGGGGCGATACGATGATGTACGCGCTGGTCGCGGAGGAACTCGGTCGCGTCTCGGGGTCGGTCGGGCTCTCGTACGTCGCACACACTTCCCTGGCGTCGAAACCGCTCGAACTGTTCGGCACCGACGAGCAGAAAGAGCGGTGGCTTCGACCCCTCGCCGAGGGGGAGTACCTCGGCGGATGGGCGCTAACCGAACCCGAAAGCGGGTCGGACGCCTCCGGAATGAGCACGACGGCGCGAAAGGACGGAGCTGAGTGGGTTCTCGACGGGACCAAGCAGTTCATCACCAACGCGTCGGTCGCCGGTTCGATCCTCGTCAAGGCCGTGACCGACCCCGAGGCGGGGTACGACGGCATCTCGACGTTCATCGTCGATCCGAACGAGGACGAGGGCTTCGAGGTGACGACGACGTGGGAGAAGATGGGACTCAACGCCTCGCCGACGTGCGAGATCTCGTTCGACGACGTGCGCCTCCCGGCGAATCGCCTGCTCGGCGAGGAAGGCGAGGGCTGGGAGCAGACGAAAACGACCCTCGACGGCGGCCGCATTTCGATCGCCGCGCTCTCGACGGGACTGGCACAGGGGGCCTACGACCATGCCAAGCGCTACAGCACCGAGCGCGAACAGTTCGGGCAACCGATCGCGAAGTTCGACGCCGTCCGCGACAAGATCGTCGAGATGTACCGCAAAACCGAACGCGCGCGGCTGCTCACCTACGAGGCCGCCCGCACGTACGATCGGGGCGACCCCGTCACGAAAGCCTCCGCGCTCGCGAAACTCGACGCCAGCGAAGCCGCTCGAGAGGTCGCCGAAGACGCGGTGCAGGTGCTCGGCGGCTACGGCTATACGACCGACTTCGCCCCACAGCGGTTCTATCGCGACGCGAAACTCATGGAGATCGGCGAGGGCACAAGCGAGATACAGCGACTCGTCATCGGGCGGGAACTCGGGCTTTAA